Below is a window of Mycobacterium dioxanotrophicus DNA.
ACGGGGACGGCGGCAGCATCGTGGCCGACGGCGTGATGACGCCGGAACCCGATGGCACGCTCGTGCTCCGGGACGCGCGCGGTGAGCGGGAGGTCGAAGTCAGCGATCGCCGGCACACCTACGACATCACGTTGCACCACTTCGCATCCGCCACCGCGGGCGAGGGCCGCCCCGTCGTGGACGGCCGGGACGCCGCGGACGCCCTCGCCGTCGCACTGGCCGTTCTCGACTCGGCCCGGTCGGAACGCACCGTGCCCGTGGAGTTCTCGACGATCCCGGCAACCGGCTCGACGATCACGCAACCCGAAAACAGTTGACCCACAATCGCAACCCCGCCGCGTAAGACACCAGATTCGGCGCGGCACGAACGGAGTACAGCCATGTCCACCCACATCTCGTTCCCCCGCAACACCCGGATCGGAGGCGGCGCCCTCGACGAGATCGCGGAGATCATCGGCGATCTCGGACTCTCGCGACCACTGCTGGTCACCGACGCATACCTGACGTCGACCGGCGCCGCCGACCGCGTCCTCGGGTTGCTGAAACGGGCCGGCATGCACCCCTGCCTGTTCGACGGCACGGTACCGGACCCGACGACCGCCTCGCTCGACGACGGGGTCGAGGCCGTCCGAGCCCACCGAGCCGACTGTGTCATCGGATTCGGTGGCGGCAGCCCCATGGACTCTGCCAAGGCTCTCGCCGTGCTGGCCGCCAACGGCGGCCCGATGCGACGGTACAAGGCACCCACCGACTACCGGGGCATCGCACTTCCGATCATCGCCGTCCCGACCACGGCGGGCAGCGGTTCGGAGGCAACGCAGTTCACCGTGATCAGCGACAGCGACACGGACGAGAAGATGCTGTGCCCTGGCTTGTCCTTCCTGCCCGTCGCGGCGATTGTCGACTACGAACTGACGATGTCGATGCCGCCCCGCCTGACGGCCGACACCGGCGTAGACGCGCTGACGCACGCGGTCGAGGCCTACGTCAGCCGAAAGGCAAACCCGATCAGCGATGCGTTATCCCTGGCGGCGATCAGGCTCATCTCGAACAACATCCGTAGCGCGTATACGGATGGTTCCGACCGGGGAGCCAGAGAAGCCATGATGATCGCCTCGACGCAGGCCGGGATGTCGTTCTCCAACTCCAGTGTCGCCCTGGTGCACGGCATGAGCCGCCCGATCGGAGCCCACTTCCATGTAGCGCACGGGTTGTCCAACGCAATGCTGTTCCCAGCCGTGACGGCTTTCTCGATCACCGGCGCCGAGCAGCGCTACGCCGACTGTGCGCGGGCCTACGGCTTCACCGATCTCGACGACATCAGTGCCGCAGCACGTTTCGTCGACGCCCTGATCGAGCTGTGCGACTGCCTCGCGGTGCCGACCCCGGCGAGCTACGGCATCGACCGGCAGCGGTGGGCGGATCTCACCCCGCTGATGGCGCAACAAGCGCTGGCGTCGGGTTCGCCGGGCAACAACCCCGTCGTACCGACCGCCGGCGAGATAGAGACCATCTACGCCGAAATGTATGCCTAGCGCCCTGATCGGCGCTGACCCAGACCGCGACGGTCGTGTCGAGTGCGCTCGGTGCGGGGGACAGATTCACCGGGCATGTTCGAACGGGAGGCGTGATCAGTTCCAGGGTGGAAGCTGTACTGCCGAATTTTAGTTATACGATTCATGTATGACGACGACGCAGCGCCGCGCGCCCGTTCCCACTGACGGTGATTACGTCACGCTAGAGTGACCAGCGAAGCAGTGATCGCCGAAGGGGCCAGCAGAACATGGTGACCATGCACGATGTGGCCCGAGCTGCGGGCGTGTCGCAGGCGGCGGTATCCAACGTCTACAACCACCCCCACAAGGTCTCGACGCGGCGTCGCGAACTCATCCTCAGGGTGGCCGCCGAGCTTGGGTACGCGGGACCGAATCCGGCCGGCCGGTCGCTGCGCACCGGGCGCGTCGGGGCGCTGGGACTGCTGCTGACCGAATCGTTGCACTACGCGTTCGACGACCCGGCGACCTCCGAACTGCTCAAAGGTATCTCCGAGGTCGGCGAGATGGCCGAGGTAGCGTTGACGCTGTTGCCACTGGTCGGAGGCGAGCGCCTGGCATCCGGGTCGGGAGTTCTGGTCACTGGCTCGGTCGACGGGTTCCTCGCCTACGCCATCCCCGAGGGCCACCCCAGCTTCGAGATCGCCGTGGGGCGCGGGCTGCCCGTCGTCGTGATCGACGGGCCCAATCCAGACAACCTGCCCAGCGTGGGGATCAACGACGCCGCCGGTGCGATCGGCATCGCGGAACATGTCCTAGGACTCGGGCACACTCGGGTCGCGGTGATGGTCGACCGGCTGGCCCCCGACGGCAAGCGTGGCCGGGTGAGCGCGGCGCGCATCCGCTCGGCGCGCGACTATG
It encodes the following:
- a CDS encoding iron-containing alcohol dehydrogenase; amino-acid sequence: MSTHISFPRNTRIGGGALDEIAEIIGDLGLSRPLLVTDAYLTSTGAADRVLGLLKRAGMHPCLFDGTVPDPTTASLDDGVEAVRAHRADCVIGFGGGSPMDSAKALAVLAANGGPMRRYKAPTDYRGIALPIIAVPTTAGSGSEATQFTVISDSDTDEKMLCPGLSFLPVAAIVDYELTMSMPPRLTADTGVDALTHAVEAYVSRKANPISDALSLAAIRLISNNIRSAYTDGSDRGAREAMMIASTQAGMSFSNSSVALVHGMSRPIGAHFHVAHGLSNAMLFPAVTAFSITGAEQRYADCARAYGFTDLDDISAAARFVDALIELCDCLAVPTPASYGIDRQRWADLTPLMAQQALASGSPGNNPVVPTAGEIETIYAEMYA
- a CDS encoding LacI family DNA-binding transcriptional regulator — protein: MVTMHDVARAAGVSQAAVSNVYNHPHKVSTRRRELILRVAAELGYAGPNPAGRSLRTGRVGALGLLLTESLHYAFDDPATSELLKGISEVGEMAEVALTLLPLVGGERLASGSGVLVTGSVDGFLAYAIPEGHPSFEIAVGRGLPVVVIDGPNPDNLPSVGINDAAGAIGIAEHVLGLGHTRVAVMVDRLAPDGKRGRVSAARIRSARDYVMRERLGGYAEAFRNHGLPWSSVYVLEAGGFDYQASRSAARHLLDNTEVTAVVAASDVLAMALMDELAERGLSVPGDMSVVGFDDVPAAARRGLTTVRQPLIDKGREAAQLLIDLIAGRSGRSITLSTELIVRDSCIAAR